CAGATAGCCGACGTCGGCTCGATCCGCGACACCCTACCGGCCCACAGTGGTGCGGTCACGGTCGCCGCAGCGACGATAGCTCCCAGCACCCACGAATGCCCCGCGGCCGCCACCACGGCCGCCACGAGCGCGACGACGCTGAGACACCACGCCGGAACCGGTGGGCGGAACCTTGCCGCCTGCAGTCCCGTGGCCCCCGCCAGCGCCAACGCCAGCAGTTGAGCCCCCCACCCGCCGACGCTTCCCACCGCCACTACTCCCGCGACCGCGACCACGGCGATACCCACCGCGATCCCGTCGGCGAGGGCGCGTGCCCGGCTCGCGCGGGCGTCGACGTCCGGCTGGTGCAGGTCCGAGACTGACATCTCCTGACCGGCGGTGGGGATCCGCGGCACGGACAACCCGGCCAAGGACGTCGCCATCCCGGGCAGCGCGCTCACGGCGACGATGATCGTCACCAGCGCCGCCGACCCCACCGCGGCCACCGGATCCCCTGGTACCAACAGTCCCGCGCCGGCGACGGCGAACAACCCGCACGTGGTGAGCAGCGCAGCCGTCACCCGATCGCCCGCCACGCCCACGATCCGCATCCCCGCCGTGACCAGCGCGGCGGCCGCCAGCCCGGCGGCGGCGATCCACGCCAGGGAGGTTTTGCTCGCCAGGCCGGACTCCGCCCAGGCCGAGGGATGCCAGAGGTCCTGCCCGCCCACCGCCGAGACAGCCGCCACGGCGGCGAACAGGGCAGCGGGTACGACGAGTTCCCCGCGCCGGCGTTGCCACAACGCGGTGATGACCAGCGTCGTCGCCCCGGCCAGCGCCGCCCACCCGATGCCGACCCACGGCAGGAGGGCACCGGCGGCGGCACACGCGCCAGCCACGCTCGCCGCCGATAACGCGTGGGCCGCGCCCTGACCGGTGGCCTGGGCGACGAGCGCCTCGGCGGCGTCGCGGACAATCGGCGCGTCGACGGGCTCCGCGGGGTGTAGCAGGATGACGTCGCCGTGGTTCACCGACAAGTCCGCTAGCGGCTCCGCCATCGGCAGCGGGGCGCCACCGGGGCTGGATGCCCGCCACGGCCGGGTGACCGTGGGTGCGTCGACGAGCTCAAGCAACTCCGGTAACGCCTCCAGCAGGGAAGACGACGACGGCAGGGACACATCCGCCTCTGAGCGGAAGGCACCAATGTGGACGCGGACGCACACTCTCAGCGTGTGCGCGGACCGCCGGGTTAGCCCGGCGTGGCGTGGAACAGACATTTCTCCCCCTGATCTGCTGTACGGATTATCTTGGCCTAAAACCCGGTTCGTGTCCACAGCTTGAGCGGTCGGCGAGGGCTGGAAACGGCGACAGCTTCAGTGATATGCGGCTGGAGCCATGCGAGGGTCTCGGTTTGAACCGCAGTGATGCAGTGATGATGTGTCGATGTCGTCGACATGTTCCCGGTGGTGGTGCGCCTCAACTGAGAGCACCGAGGTTGCCGTCACCTGGGGATTTTGAAGACTTCTAGCGTGCTTGAGACCTCCTTGGCAATCTGGGCAGACAGAAGGCAGAAGGCGAGCCCTATGAGCACGCTCAGAATCATGTCGCGTCAGGCCTTCGCCCCCGAGCTTTCGACAAGCGCGGGAGTGTTATGCCGTTCGTGGTTCCTTTTTGGTGGACTTGGCTTAGGCGGGGTGCGGCTAGCGGAGGATGAAGCGGGTGGAAACGAGGATGGCTGAGCGATGCACGTGCATCGCTTGAGAGGCGTCGACGGTTGGCCCTGGGCGAGGAGGCTGGCTGGGGCTTTGACGGACCCAGGCCAGAGGGTCGACTGTAGCCAGATGGCCGCAGACGATGCACGTGCATCATAGGGGACGGGATCTGCCGGAGGTTGGTCCTGGGAGGCAAGCTAGGGAGCAGTCCGAGGATGTGGCCGCGTCGAGCTGGAATCCTAGCCGCCGGAGCGGGCGGAAGGGATGCACGTGCATCACCCGGGGGCCGGCAGAGATGCGACGGGACAGGCCACCGGCGAGGAGCTCATTTACAGGTGGCCGGTGAAGCCCGAAACGATGCACGTGCATCACCCGGGAGGCGATTTGCCGGAGGTCTGTATCGGGCGGGAGGGTGGATTGCGTAGGAGGCGTCAGCTGCGGCCGCGTCAGGCTGGAACCCTGGCCGCCGTCAATGGGCTGAAGCGATGCACGTGCATCACTTGAGAGGCATCGGCGCCCGGGCTGACGGTAAAGGGGCAGGCTCCAGCCCATGATGAGCGCCGAAACGATGCACGTGCATCTGGGGTTGCCCGCAAATCGTGGACAGTTCGATTAAGCAGCGCGGCCTGAGGCCGACTCCTTCTCCAAGTGGTAATTATTTTCGAAACTGACAGGTGGGAGACCACCCAACGACGAATGACGCCGTTGCCGGTTGTAAAACCCCTCGATCCAACCCGCCACCGCACGACGAGCTTGATCCCGGGTACGCCACCGTCGCCGCTGGTAGAACTCCGTTTTTAGCGTCGCCCAAAACGATTCAGCCATCGCGTTATCAAAACACACCCCAGTACGTCCCACCGACTGAGCGATCCCGAGTTCCTGGCACACACGGTACAGCTGATCACTGGTGAACTGCGTGCCACGATCAGCGTGAAACACCACACCCTCAGCCACCTCGCCACGCAAGGTGTGCGCCATCCGAAGGGCCCGTTCCACCAGGTCAGTGCTCTGGTGCGCGTCCATCGCCCACCCTAAGACCCGGCGAGAACACCCATCACGGACCGCACACAGATACAGCCAACCCTCCCCGGTACGCAGATACGTGATATCGGAGATCCACACCTTATTCAGTTCCCCGGTGTCAAAGACTCGTTCCACCCGATCTGGGATCTGGTGCCGTGCTACACCGGGTACTCGCCGAGCCGGAGTCCACGATCGCGGTGAGATGCCTTCAATGCCCAGCCTGCGCATCGACTTGGCTACCGTTTTCTTATCCACCACCAGGCCCATGCCACGTAGATCAGCGGTGATCCGCGGTGCTCCGTAGGTCTGGTGGGACTGGGTCCAGGACCTCAGCACGCTGGCATCAAGCGCGGCGCGCTGCATGTCACGAGGGTCATCACCGGCAGCTTTGAGCCTTTGCTGGCTCGCCCACTTGTAGTAGCCCGAGCGGGAGACCTGCAAAA
Above is a genomic segment from Corynebacterium uterequi containing:
- the eccD gene encoding type VII secretion integral membrane protein EccD produces the protein MSVPRHAGLTRRSAHTLRVCVRVHIGAFRSEADVSLPSSSSLLEALPELLELVDAPTVTRPWRASSPGGAPLPMAEPLADLSVNHGDVILLHPAEPVDAPIVRDAAEALVAQATGQGAAHALSAASVAGACAAAGALLPWVGIGWAALAGATTLVITALWQRRRGELVVPAALFAAVAAVSAVGGQDLWHPSAWAESGLASKTSLAWIAAAGLAAAALVTAGMRIVGVAGDRVTAALLTTCGLFAVAGAGLLVPGDPVAAVGSAALVTIIVAVSALPGMATSLAGLSVPRIPTAGQEMSVSDLHQPDVDARASRARALADGIAVGIAVVAVAGVVAVGSVGGWGAQLLALALAGATGLQAARFRPPVPAWCLSVVALVAAVVAAAGHSWVLGAIVAAATVTAPLWAGRVSRIEPTSAIWWERAELVAVVAVLPLAGWVSGLLAAIRGLG
- a CDS encoding IS3 family transposase (programmed frameshift); translated protein: MSVTMATRKTYTPEYRREAARLVLDTGRPISVVAKELNINASLLSRWVKKERQPSDPATHQAEVLDADERAELLRLRKQVAELKLDNEFFGKSSSLLRVEATKVERFQLMAQEKANYSICRMARLLQVSRSGYYKWASQQRLKAAGDDPRDMQRAALDASVLRSWTQSHQTYGAPRITADLRGMGLVVDKKTVAKSMRRLGIEGISPRSWTPARRVPGVARHQIPDRVERVFDTGELNKVWISDITYLRTGEGWLYLCAVRDGCSRRVLGWAMDAHQSTDLVERALRMAHTLRGEVAEGVVFHADRGTQFTSDQLYRVCQELGIAQSVGRTGVCFDNAMAESFWATLKTEFYQRRRWRTRDQARRAVAGWIEGFYNRQRRHSSLGGLPPVSFENNYHLEKESASGRAA